From one Flavobacterium kingsejongi genomic stretch:
- a CDS encoding YcbK family protein — protein MNLSEHFTLKEFECHDGSVTPKEILPHLIELVANLEVLREDIGVAITINSGYRSPSYNKKIGGALNSQHPKGNAGDIRAKGFTPKQLADRIEKLIASGKMKQGGIGIYKTFTHYDIRGTKARWNG, from the coding sequence ATGAATTTATCAGAACATTTTACACTAAAAGAATTTGAATGCCACGATGGCAGCGTAACACCTAAGGAAATATTACCTCATCTCATTGAGTTAGTAGCCAACTTGGAAGTACTTCGGGAGGATATCGGTGTGGCAATAACCATCAATAGCGGGTACCGTTCCCCTTCTTACAATAAAAAGATAGGTGGCGCTCTAAATAGTCAACATCCGAAAGGGAATGCCGGTGATATTCGCGCCAAAGGTTTTACACCAAAGCAACTTGCGGATAGAATTGAAAAATTAATTGCTTCCGGAAAAATGAAACAGGGCGGTATCGGAATTTACAAGACATTTACTCACTATGATATACGCGGGACTAAAGCCCGTTGGAATGGATGA